In one Phyllostomus discolor isolate MPI-MPIP mPhyDis1 chromosome 8, mPhyDis1.pri.v3, whole genome shotgun sequence genomic region, the following are encoded:
- the EIF1 gene encoding eukaryotic translation initiation factor 1: MSAIQNLHSFDPFADASKGDDLLPAGTEDYIHIRIQQRNGRKTLTTVQGIADDYDKKKLVKAFKKKFACNGTVIEHPEYGEVIQLQGDQRKNICQFLVEIGLAKDDQLKVHGF, from the exons ATGTCCGCTATCCAGAACCTCCACTCTTTCG ACCCCTTTGCTGATGCAAGTAAGGGTGATGACCTGCTTCCTGCTGGCACTGAGGATTATATCCATATAAGAATTCAACAGAGAAACGGCAGGAAGACCCTTACTACTGTCCAAGGGATCGCTGATGATTACGATAAAAAGAAATTAGTGAAGGCGTTTAAGAAG AAATTTGCCTGCAATGGTACTGTAATTGAGCATCCAGAATATGGAGAAGTAATTCAGCTACAGGGTGACCAGCGCAAGAACATATGCCAGTTCCTGGTGGAG ATTGGACTGGCTAAGGACGACCAGCTGAAGGTTCATGGGTTTTAA
- the GAST gene encoding gastrin, whose product MMQRLCVCMLLLALALATFSEASWKPGSRLQDVRSGPGVPRGLDPHSLDQLGPAAHHQRQLRFQGPPDLVADMSKKQGPWLAEEEEEYGWMDFGRRSAENGGQHP is encoded by the exons ATGATGCAGCGACTGTGTGTATGCATGCTcctcctggccctggctctggccACCTTCTCCGAGGCTTCTTGGAAGCCTGGCTCCCGGCTGCAGGACGTACGGTCCGGTCCAGGGGTCCCTCGGGGCCTGGATCCACATTCGCTGGACCAGCTGGGCCCAGCCGCTCACCACCAAAGGCAGCTGAGGTTCCAGGGCCCCCCCGACCTGGTGGCAG ACATGTCCAAGAAGCAGGGGCCGTGGCTGgcggaagaagaagaagagtacgGGTGGATGGACTTCGGCCGCCGCAGCGCTGAGAATGGGGGCCAGCATCCCTAG
- the HAP1 gene encoding LOW QUALITY PROTEIN: huntingtin-associated protein 1 (The sequence of the model RefSeq protein was modified relative to this genomic sequence to represent the inferred CDS: inserted 1 base in 1 codon) gives MRPMESGEGCAGDGPGNSPAITPASPPADSPAPEPSAERAPTAGQGEGSGSPSVAGPPAGACPAPEAGSEAGAPRATSFAPVQGDAQSVTSNSDAPKTRFISQGSPQTTELGTRNAADTWKMPTAYTGQQSGVSCPERSTFIPEQEEALCPDQPLPAKKITPEDGKVVTELLEERERDPDTAARIDQSLVKRNDVLMEENSKLEAMLGSAREEILHLRRQVSLRDDLLQLYSDSDDDEEEEEEEEEEEEEEEEEKQQHNHPREPPERTPLPELEHHCPQLEALQEQLRLLEEENGQLREEVSQLDVLDEEMLILQCVEQFAEASQQMAELSEVLVLRMENYDLQQEEVTQLRTQVTSLQERCQSYGAETEKLQQQLASEKEIQMQLQDELQDLREKYMECGGMLTEDQGDGKPLRQRAPASKDSATGSTHNGPPEGLPDGQEPPPEERRRSVRRIVLDPLFIMEGCELYCSDEQEQEPDQEQEQEQGFEAEEGSTPAEEFTLVELLVPEEDLGAIEEVVPAENRVTEHAELVLEEAEAWEEVELELDETAPRNVVTSTLEATSLGLSHLDIKHVLQQLANWQDTHYRQQPRQKTPQKGECSHGXLPPANRTSCRSSSR, from the exons ATGCGCCCCATGGAATCGGGTGAGGGATGCGCCGGGGATGGGCCCGGGAACTCCCCAGCGATCACCCCCGCATCCCCTCCCGCAGACAGTCCCGCTCCAGAGCCCTCCGCCGAGCGGGCACCCACTGCGGGACAGGGGGAAGGGTCCGGATCCCCTTCTGTCGCGGGACCCCCAGCCGGAGCTTGCCCGGCTCCCGAGGCTGGATCAGAGGCGGGAGCCCCACGCGCGACCTCATTCGCGCCAGTCCAAGGGGATGCCCAGTCTGTGACCAGCAACTCGGACGCGCCGAAGACCCGCTTCATATCCCAAGGGTCTCCCCAGACCACTGAGCTGGGGACGCGAAACGCAGCGGACACCTGGAAGATGCCAACTGCGTATACTGGCCAGCAGTCGGGGGTATCGTGCCCGGAGCGCTCCACCTTTATTCCGGAGCAGGAGGAAG CACTGTGTCCTGACCAGCCCCTGCCAGCCAAGAAGATCACCCCAGAGGATGGCAAAGTGGTGACAGAGTTGCTAGAGGAG AGAGAGCGGGATCCGGACACAGCAGCTCGCATAGACCAGTCCCTGGTGAAACGGAACGACGTCCTGATGGAGGAGAACAGCAAGCTGGAAGCCATGCTGGGCTCGGCCAGGGAGGAG atTTTACACCTCAGACGCCAGGTGAGCTTGCGGGATGATCTCCTTCAGCTCTACTCAGACTctgatgatgatgaggaggaggaggaggaggaagaagaggaggaagaagaggaggaagaggagaagcagcagcataATCATCCCCGTGAACCCCCTGAgcg GACACCGCTGCCCGAGCTGGAGCACCACTGCCCGCAGCTGGAAGCCCTGCAGGAGCAGCTGCGGCTGCTGGAGGAGGAGAACGGGCAGCTGAGGGAGGAG gttTCTCAGCTTGATGTCCTCGACGAGGAGATGCTTATTCTGCAATGTGTGGAGCAGTTTG cgGAGGCCAGCCAGCAGATGGCTGAGCTGTCGGAGGTGCTGGTGCTCAGGATGGAGAACTATGACCTGCAGCAGGAGGAGGTCACCCAGCTGCGGACCCAGGTCACCAGCCTGCAGGAGCGCTGCCAGTCG TATGGAGCTGAGACGGAGAAGTTGCAGCAGCAGCTGGCTTCGGAGAAAGAAATCCAGATGCAGCTCCAAGACGAG CTGCAGGACCTCCGGGAGAAGTACATGGAGTGCGGGGGCATGCTGACCGAGGACCAGGGGGATGGGAAGCCCCTCCGCCAGCGAGCCCCCGCGTCCAAGGACTCTGCCACCGGCTCTACACACAACGGCCCTCCG GAGGGGCTTCCAGATGGGCAGGAGCCCCCGCCTGAGGAGCGCAGACGGTCTGTGAGGAGGATTGTTCTGGACCCTCTGTTTATTATGGAAGG GTGTGAGCTGTACTGCAGCGAcgagcaggagcaggagccggatcaggagcaggagcaggagcaggggttCGAGGCTGAGGAGGGGTCCACGCCAGCAGAGGAGTTCACGCTGGTGGAGCTGTTGGTGCCTGAGGAGGATCTGGGGGCCATAGAAGAGGTAGTGCCGGCCGAGAACAGGGTGACAGAACACGCGGAGCTGGTGTtggaggaggctgaggcctgggaggaggtaGAGCTGGAACTGGATGAGACGGCCCCGAGGAATGTGGTGACCTCGACCCTGGAGGCCACTAGCTTGGGCCTCTCACACCTGGACATTAAGCATGTCCTCCAGCAACTGGCCAACTGGCAGGACACCCATTACAGGCAGCAGCCGAGGCAGAAGACACCCCAGAAAGGTGAGTGCTCCCATG GCCTCCCTCCAGCCAACCGGACAAGCTGCAGATCTTCAAGCCGATGA